The Streptomyces sp. NBC_01775 genome includes a region encoding these proteins:
- a CDS encoding cell division protein FtsQ/DivIB, which yields MARGVKAARATEATDAAGPERTTGRGVRDSARPGTRTEPGDPPGGRDSRWTRLPRRLVVLLVLVLAALLGGFVTWALYGSPWLRVEQIGVQGNSVLHKKEIVRAAAVSKGAPLVTVDKAAVQRRVRSALPRVREVTAERSWPHGVVLTVTERRPHLVMESAGKYVEVDRRGVRFATVVKPPKGVPLLVLDRGSRAAHFSPARLRREAGRATEALPYSVRRDTRTVRVRSYDNITMELTGDREVRWGSAERGKAKAKSLSALMKAAKGAEHFDVSVPSAPAASDS from the coding sequence GTGGCAAGAGGCGTCAAAGCTGCCAGAGCGACCGAGGCGACCGACGCCGCAGGACCGGAGAGGACCACCGGCCGGGGCGTGCGCGACAGCGCCCGCCCCGGCACCCGCACGGAGCCCGGCGACCCGCCCGGGGGCCGGGACTCACGGTGGACCCGCCTGCCGCGACGGCTCGTCGTGCTGCTCGTCCTCGTCCTGGCCGCCCTCCTCGGCGGCTTCGTCACCTGGGCGCTGTACGGCTCACCCTGGCTGCGGGTCGAGCAGATCGGGGTCCAGGGCAACAGTGTGCTCCACAAGAAGGAGATCGTGCGTGCCGCCGCCGTCTCGAAGGGCGCTCCGCTTGTGACGGTGGACAAGGCGGCGGTACAGCGCCGCGTGCGATCCGCGCTGCCGCGCGTCCGCGAAGTGACGGCCGAACGCTCCTGGCCGCACGGCGTCGTGCTCACCGTGACCGAAAGGCGGCCACATCTGGTCATGGAGAGCGCGGGAAAGTACGTCGAAGTGGACCGGCGGGGCGTCCGGTTCGCCACCGTCGTGAAGCCCCCGAAGGGGGTTCCGCTTCTCGTGCTGGACCGCGGCTCACGCGCGGCGCACTTCTCCCCGGCCCGCCTTCGCAGAGAAGCCGGGCGCGCGACCGAGGCACTCCCGTATTCCGTACGCCGGGACACCCGCACCGTGCGGGTCCGTTCCTATGACAACATCACGATGGAGCTGACCGGGGACCGAGAGGTGCGATGGGGGAGTGCCGAGCGCGGCAAGGCGAAGGCCAAGAGCCTCAGCGCCCTGATGAAAGCCGCCAAGGGAGCGGAGCACTTCGACGTCTCCGTTCCCAGCGCCCCGGCGGCATCGGACAGTTGA
- the ftsZ gene encoding cell division protein FtsZ — MAAPQNYLAVIKVVGIGGGGVNAINRMIEVGLKGVEFIAINTDAQALLMSDADVKLDVGRELTRGLGAGANPDVGRKAAEDHREEIEEVLKGADMVFVTAGEGGGTGTGGAPVVANIARSLGALTIGVVTRPFTFEGRRRANQAEDGIAGLRDEVDTLIVIPNDRLLSISDRQVSVLDAFKSADQVLLSGVQGITDLITTPGLINLDFADVKSVMSEAGSALMGIGSARGDDRAVAAAEMAISSPLLEASIDGARGVLLSISGGSDLGLFEINEAAQLVSEAAHPEANIIFGAVIDDALGDEVRVTVIAAGFDGGQPPSKKGEKALGSSAPSSSAYKDEPSEPEPERPSFGGLGALTPREEDKPLRAEPAPVGEVPPPPATTPQVPPARPYTDSQAEELDVPDFLK; from the coding sequence GTGGCAGCACCGCAGAACTACCTCGCAGTCATCAAGGTCGTCGGTATTGGCGGCGGTGGCGTGAATGCCATCAACCGGATGATCGAGGTCGGTCTCAAGGGCGTCGAGTTCATCGCGATCAACACTGACGCGCAAGCCCTGTTGATGAGCGACGCCGACGTCAAGCTCGATGTGGGCCGCGAGCTGACTCGCGGCCTCGGCGCAGGCGCGAACCCGGATGTCGGCCGCAAGGCCGCCGAGGATCACCGCGAGGAGATCGAGGAGGTCCTCAAGGGGGCCGACATGGTCTTCGTGACCGCGGGTGAGGGCGGCGGCACCGGCACCGGTGGCGCCCCGGTCGTGGCGAACATCGCCCGCTCGCTCGGCGCCCTCACGATCGGCGTCGTCACCCGCCCGTTCACCTTCGAGGGGCGCCGTCGCGCCAACCAGGCGGAGGACGGCATCGCCGGCCTGCGCGACGAGGTCGACACCCTGATCGTCATTCCGAACGACAGGCTGCTGTCCATCTCCGACCGTCAGGTGAGCGTGCTCGACGCGTTCAAGTCGGCCGACCAGGTACTGCTCTCCGGCGTGCAGGGCATCACCGATCTCATCACCACCCCCGGCCTCATCAACCTCGACTTCGCCGACGTCAAGTCCGTGATGTCCGAGGCGGGCTCCGCGCTGATGGGCATCGGCTCGGCCCGTGGCGACGACCGCGCGGTGGCCGCTGCCGAGATGGCGATCTCCTCCCCACTGCTGGAGGCGTCCATCGACGGAGCACGAGGCGTGCTGCTGTCCATCTCGGGCGGCTCGGACCTCGGTCTGTTCGAGATCAACGAGGCGGCCCAGCTCGTGAGCGAGGCGGCACACCCCGAGGCGAACATCATCTTCGGCGCGGTGATCGACGACGCGCTCGGCGACGAGGTCCGTGTCACCGTCATCGCGGCGGGCTTCGACGGCGGCCAGCCGCCGTCCAAGAAGGGCGAGAAGGCACTCGGCTCCTCCGCGCCCTCCTCGTCCGCGTACAAGGACGAGCCCTCCGAGCCCGAGCCCGAGCGGCCCTCGTTCGGCGGCCTGGGCGCGCTCACCCCGCGCGAGGAGGACAAGCCGCTCCGTGCCGAGCCCGCGCCCGTCGGCGAGGTGCCGCCGCCCCCGGCCACCACCCCGCAGGTGCCGCCGGCCCGTCCGTACACGGACAGCCAGGCGGAAGAGCTGGACGTGCCGGACTTCCTGAAGTGA